The window CACCTACGCCGACTCGATCGCGCCCGAGGCGGCGTGCACCAGCTTCCAGCTGCACCTGCAGGTGAGCCCCGAGGACTTCGCGGACCACTGGAACGCCGCCCAGTGCCTGGCCGCCGTGCAGGTCGCGGTCGGCGCGAACTCGCCGTACCTGCTGGGGCGGGAGCTGTGGCGCGAGACGCGCATCGCGCTGTTCACCCAGGCGACGGACACGCGCCCGGAAGAGCTGAAGGCCCAGGGGGTACGTCCCCGGGTGTGGTTCGGCGAACGCTGGACGACGAGCGTCTTCGACCTGTTCGAGGAGAACCTTCGCTACTTCCCCGCGATCCTGCCGGTGCTGGACCCCGAGGACCCGATGGCCGTCCTCGAGGCGGGCGGCACACCCTCCCTGCACGAGCTGCGCCTGCACAACGGGACCGTGTGGCGCTGGAACCGTCCCGTCTACGACGTCGTGGGCGGCCGCCCGCACCTGCGGGTGGAGAACCGCGTGCTCCCGGCCGGCCCGACGGTCGTCGACATGCTGGCGAACGCGGCGTTCTACTTCGGCGCCGTCACGGCGCTCGCGAGGCAGGACCGCCCGCTGTGGTCGCAGATGTCCTTCGCCACCGCCGAGTCGAACTTCGCCACGGCGGCCCGCGGCGGCATCGACGTGGAGCTGTACTGGCCCGGGTACGGCGACCTCCCGGTGAGCGAACTCGTCCTGCGCCGCCTGCTCCCGCTGGCGCACGAGGGGCTGCGCGAGTGGGGGGTCGACGACGACGTACGGCAGCGCCTGCTCGGGATCATCGAGCAGCGCTGCGCGAGCGGGCGCAACGGGGCTGCCTGGCAGGTCGCCGCGGTACGCCGGTTCGAGGCGGCCGGCGCCTCCCGGCTCGACGCGCTCCGGGACATGACGCAGGCCTACGTCGACCGCATGCACACCAACGAGCCGGTGCACGCCTGGCCGCTCCCCTAGACCCGCTGCCCTCGACCCGCTGCCCTCGACCCGCTGCCCTTCACCTGCTGGCTGAACCCACCGGCCGGGGGCCGACGATCTTGAGAGATGCCGAGCCGCCACCGGCGTGTCGGCAGGCATCTCTCAAGATCGCGCGGGGTCCAGGCCGTCGAGGGCGGCGAGCGCGGCGCGGGCGAGGACCCGTACGCCGTACCCGATGCAGCGCTCGTCCACGTCGAAGGTGCTGGCGTGCAGGTCCAGCCGCGGGCCGTCGGAGGCGGGGTCGTGGACGCCGAGGCGGGCGTAGGAGCCGGGCACCTCCTCGAGGTACCACGCGAAGGAGTCCCCGCCCATCGAGTGCTCCGCGGCCACCACGGCGTCCTCCCCCAGCACCTCGCGTCCCGCCTGGGCCAGCAGCCCCGTGGCGGCCTCGTCATTGACCACCGGGGGGACACCGCGGAAGTAGCCGATGTGCCGGGTCGCCCCCGTCCCGGCGAGCACCTCGTCGACTGCCGCCTCCAGCAGCTGCGGGGCGCGCGCCCACGCCGCCGGGGAGGGCGTGCGCAGCGTTCCGCGCAGGACCGCCTCGGCCGGGATGACGTTCGGTGCCGTGCCCGCGTTCAGCGACCCGAACACCAGGGCCGCCTGGCCGTCCGGCTGCGCGAGCCTCGAGACGACCGACGGCAGGTCCGCGGCGAGCCGACCGGCGACCGCGACGAGGTCGACGGTCAGGTGCGGACGTGCGGTGTGCCCGCCGGGCCCGTGCAGCCGCAGCTCGACCAGGTCGGAGGCCGAGGTGATGGGTCCGACCCGCACGGCCAGCCGCCCGACGTCCAGCTTCGGGTCGCAGTGCAGCCCGAACACCGCGCTCGCGCCCTCGATCCACCCGTCCTCGATCACCTCGACCGCTCCCCCGGGCACGGTCTCCTCCCTCGGCTCGAAGACCAGCCGGACCCGGCGGGCCCCACCGAGGAGGGGGTGCAGGACCAGCCCGGCGCCGAGGACGACGGTGGTGTGGACGTCGTGCCCGCAGGCGTGGGCGACCCCGTGGTTGCGCGAGCGGTACGGCACGTCCTTGGCGTCGGGCATGGACAGCGCGTCGATGTCGGCGCGGAGCACGACGTACGGCGTCCCGGCCTCGATCCGGCCGCCCAGGTCGCACACCAGCCCAGTGCCCGACCGCAGCACCACCGGGGCGAGCCCCTCCTGGCGCAGCCGCTCCGCGATGGCCGCGGTCGTCTGCACCTCGGCGCCGGAGGGCTCCGGATGGGCGTGCAGGCGCCGCCGCACGTCGACGAGCTCGGCGGCCAGGGCGCCCGCGCGCTCGTCGATCGTGCTCACGCCGGGCAGCCTACGGGCGCCGGTCGGCGGGGCCGGTGGACGCGGCTGTGCCGCGCGGTCGCGGCCGGCACCGCCCGCTCCGGCCAGGGGACAAACCCGTGCAGATGGGGATGAACCGGACAGAATCTCACCCCTCGTACCCGTGTCGTCGCGCACGGTCGATGGTGTTTGTCCTCCTCGCCGTCATCGCGCAGACTGTGCGCCTAACGGGGACGCCGGCCGGGTGCCTCCGCAGGACTGGGGGGTCCCATGGGTCGGGTACGTCGGCGCGCACGCGGGGGTTCGCGCGCCCTGGGGACCACGTCTGCGGTCGTGGCCGCCCTGGCCCTGGCGCTGCTCGGGACGACGCTGTTCATGTCGAGCGCGCGGGCCGCGACGACGTACACCCTGCTCGTCAGCACCGGCTGCGCGCGTCCGAACCCGGTCGCGCTGAACGGCGCGGTCGTGTCCGGGAGCGTGTACGCCTACACGGACCCGAGCACCGGCATCAAGTCGGTGTCCTACTGGCTGGACGACCCGACCCAGTCCGGCGCCGCGACGCACACCGAGGGCACGACGCCGTACGACTTCGCCGGCGGCTCCCCTACCTGCGCCAACCCATGGGACACGACCAAGGTCGCCGACGGCACGCACACGATCACCCAGGTCGTGACGCCGACCTCGGGCTCGGCGCAGACCTACACGGCGACGTTCACGGTGAACAACACGACTCCCCCGTCCTCGAGCACCGCCAGCTCCTCCTCGGCGAGCACGGTCTCCAGCTCGGCCAGCACGGCCAGCTCGTCGGCCAGCACGGCATCGTCGTCGGCGAGCACGGCGAGCTCCAGCGCCAGCACCGCGTCCTCCTCCGCGAGCAGCGCCTCGACGTCGACGAGCACGTCGACGTCGAGCTCGTCGGCCTCCACCTCCTCCAGCGGGACCACCCCGCCGGGCGGATCGCCGGGCTGGGGACAGCTGCAGCCGCTGAACCTCGACTGGACCCGCGGGCCGGCGAGCACCGCGATCGGCGCGCTGCTCGGCAACCAGCTGACCAACCTGCGCTACGAGATGAACCGCATCGGCCTCGACGTTCCTGACAAGACGACGACACTGCACACCAAGCCGGACGCGACGGTACGGCTGCGCAACACCGGGACCACCCCGATCACCATCAACTCGATCAGCACGACCGGCCCGTTCACGCTGGAGACGACGCTGACCGGGCCGCAGGTGATCCCGGCAGGCGGCACCTTCGACGTCAGCGTGCTGTTCACCTACTGCCGTACCGGCTGCTCCTCGAGCACCCCCAAGGGCGTCCAGAGCGGCACGTTGACCGTCAACAGCACCGACCCGGGCTTCCCGACCGAGACCGTCTCGCTCTTCGGCGACTGGCAGTACGACGCCTTCGGCGGCAACGAGCTCACCGTCCAGCAGTTCGTGAACACGACGTTCGGCATCAAGACGGTGCTCACCGGGCCGGGCGCGAAGTACATCAACTACGGCAACGGCCTGTACGCCGCCGTCGGCGACGAGGTCCTCTCGCCGTACTGGACGGCCGCCACGTCCGGCCCGGTGTACGTCCGCCAGATCATCGCCACCCACGGGCCGAACGGCCACGAGCCGTTCGCCTGGTTCACGCAGGGCAACCTGGCCGGCAAGCACGTCTTCCTCATGCAGGCCGCCACGGACGCCCAGACCGTGCTGCCGGGCGGCAGCTCCGGGCCGAGCGCCGAGGCCTCCTTCAGCCCCGGATCGGCGGTCTTCGGGTTCAGCATCAACGGCACCGAGAACACCGACCCGACGCTCACCGACGCGGCCGGCCTCGCCAACGACGCCCGGCACGGGTGCGATGTCGTCAACACCCAGTGCGGTCACCACACGCGCATGTACCCGGTCAAGAACTCAGCCGGCAAGGTGATCCCGAACCTCTACCTGCTGCTGGTCGACTCCGAGGGCACGAACCTGGACTTCCAGGACGAGATCTACCTGATCAGCAACATCACTCCGGCTTCCTGACCTCCTGCGCCGGCTCGTCGGCGGTGTCCAGCTCCTCGAGCCAGCCCCGGTGCTCGAGGAGCGCCCAACGCCGGGTCACCGTGCCGTGCCGCATACCGGCGCGCGCCTCCGGGTCCTTGGCGGCCATCACCCAGTGGCCCACGACGGCGACCAGCACGGCCAGCGCGAGCCAGTCGTGGACGAAGGTCGCCCCGGTGCGCCAGGCGAGTGGCCACAACGCGGGGCGCCACATCATCACGCCGCTCGCGAGCATGACGAGGACGGCGCCGAGCACGAAGGCCGCGTAGAGCTTCTGCCCGGCGTTGAACTTGCCGACCCGGATCCGCCCCGAGCGCCGGTCTCGCGCGCGCAGCCACGACCAGTCGGAGGGGCGGAACCGGTTGAACCGCCGTACGTCCTCCCGGAAGGCCGGGGAGAACAGCAGGCCGAGCACGATGGGCACCGGCAGCAGCAGGCCGCACACGATGTGGATGCGCGAGACGATGAAACGCCGGCCGACGAGCTGGCTCAGGGTGGGCGCCGAGAGCATGGCGGCGGTGACCAGGCAGCCGACCATGAGCAGCGCGAGGCTGCGGTGCACCCAGCGCTCGCCGCGCGTGAAACGGGCGACACGCTCCCCGTCGGCGTCCACGCGCACCTTGTCGACGTCGCTCACGGGCGGGCGCCTCAGTCGCTGTAGTACGCGTCGATGGGGTAGCCGTTGTCCTCCCAGAAGCCCGGGATGACCGACGAGGTCAGCTCGATGCCGGAGAGCCACTTGATCGACTTGTAGCCGTACATCGGGGCGACGTACAGCCGGACCGGCCCGCCGTGCTCGTGCGTCACGGGCGCACCGAGCATCTGCAGCGCCACGATCACGTCGTCACGGTGGGCCTGCTCGAGGGTCAGCGACTCGGTGTCGGCGTGGTCGAAGGAGGTGAAGCGCAGGGCCACGGCCTCGGCGGTCGGGGACGCCAGGGCCAGGACGTCACGCAGCAGCACGCCGCTCCAGTGCACGTCGGGGACGCGCCATCCGGTGACGCACTGGAAGTCGTGCACGAGGTGGGTCTGCGGCATGGCGGCGAGCTGGTCATAGGTCAGGTGGACGGGACGTTCGACCAGGCCGGTGACCGACAGGGTGTACTCGGCCGGGGTGACCTTCTTCACCGGCCCCGCGATCGAGTAGTAGCGGAAACCGCCGCCGGTGGGCAACAGCTGGGCCAGGCCGGTCGGGTCCTTGGCCTCGACCCCGCTGAGCGCGTTGGTGACCCGGCTCCCCACGGCGACGCCG is drawn from Actinomycetes bacterium and contains these coding sequences:
- a CDS encoding glutamate--cysteine ligase, with the protein product MGEDITPQVFTREDRQRYRTKVHRCLDAFALMLAESRFDFEEPMTGMEVELNLVDAEGEPALRNSEVIAQIADPAFTTELGRFNLEINVPPRSLAGDGAATYERDVRAQLNQAESRAREIGAHMVIIGILPTLGPEHLTHDAISANPRYALLDEQMLLARGEDLHLDIRGVEDLDTYADSIAPEAACTSFQLHLQVSPEDFADHWNAAQCLAAVQVAVGANSPYLLGRELWRETRIALFTQATDTRPEELKAQGVRPRVWFGERWTTSVFDLFEENLRYFPAILPVLDPEDPMAVLEAGGTPSLHELRLHNGTVWRWNRPVYDVVGGRPHLRVENRVLPAGPTVVDMLANAAFYFGAVTALARQDRPLWSQMSFATAESNFATAARGGIDVELYWPGYGDLPVSELVLRRLLPLAHEGLREWGVDDDVRQRLLGIIEQRCASGRNGAAWQVAAVRRFEAAGASRLDALRDMTQAYVDRMHTNEPVHAWPLP
- a CDS encoding amidohydrolase — its product is MSTIDERAGALAAELVDVRRRLHAHPEPSGAEVQTTAAIAERLRQEGLAPVVLRSGTGLVCDLGGRIEAGTPYVVLRADIDALSMPDAKDVPYRSRNHGVAHACGHDVHTTVVLGAGLVLHPLLGGARRVRLVFEPREETVPGGAVEVIEDGWIEGASAVFGLHCDPKLDVGRLAVRVGPITSASDLVELRLHGPGGHTARPHLTVDLVAVAGRLAADLPSVVSRLAQPDGQAALVFGSLNAGTAPNVIPAEAVLRGTLRTPSPAAWARAPQLLEAAVDEVLAGTGATRHIGYFRGVPPVVNDEAATGLLAQAGREVLGEDAVVAAEHSMGGDSFAWYLEEVPGSYARLGVHDPASDGPRLDLHASTFDVDERCIGYGVRVLARAALAALDGLDPARS
- a CDS encoding cytochrome b/b6 domain-containing protein, which codes for MSDVDKVRVDADGERVARFTRGERWVHRSLALLMVGCLVTAAMLSAPTLSQLVGRRFIVSRIHIVCGLLLPVPIVLGLLFSPAFREDVRRFNRFRPSDWSWLRARDRRSGRIRVGKFNAGQKLYAAFVLGAVLVMLASGVMMWRPALWPLAWRTGATFVHDWLALAVLVAVVGHWVMAAKDPEARAGMRHGTVTRRWALLEHRGWLEELDTADEPAQEVRKPE
- a CDS encoding molybdopterin-dependent oxidoreductase, which gives rise to MSSPETAPSRRPEDQRGTPVGRRIVLAMLGLGAVGVAVGSRVTNALSGVEAKDPTGLAQLLPTGGGFRYYSIAGPVKKVTPAEYTLSVTGLVERPVHLTYDQLAAMPQTHLVHDFQCVTGWRVPDVHWSGVLLRDVLALASPTAEAVALRFTSFDHADTESLTLEQAHRDDVIVALQMLGAPVTHEHGGPVRLYVAPMYGYKSIKWLSGIELTSSVIPGFWEDNGYPIDAYYSD